One segment of Candidatus Limnocylindrales bacterium DNA contains the following:
- a CDS encoding DUF1329 domain-containing protein: MHRPIGILSSRSAASWLAAILYTLVVLPGVVPLHAFAADTDAESLDGEKRRVPIKAPPADGAIAEPVIPKGAKGDEVKPGDKIDKTNAERVKDLVSPGVLWCVENGMDIDVIPYQKIDVPADYKAATEKYSAQVTIGDDNMIRNWVAGKPFPNIDNNDPKAAQKIMYNFERTHYFTETLDLNLVDADTGSLYIDANGNRRYNVERHFVPEWLRIFRYEGRIKNDPKPLILPNNDKTFHKAGLYPLIEPFDLKGVGGVSFRYQDQTHQDDTWLYLPFVRRVRRMSSTQRSDALFGQDIDVDSFGGYAGQIPWFDWKLLGEKPLLMSLHGVRLPPQLCPKDGGMTFCEPWELRPSVYIVQGKSRFPGYAYSSRVIYVDKESNIIGYSDLQDPAGQLWKTVMISFRVDKKPNPKVDFSYPEPRMFAYAYSVIDTQLMHGTRVAIPGLAFQKEPGWYLDLGMDAPTSVQDDWFTVANLIKAGR, from the coding sequence ATGCACAGACCGATCGGTATCCTTTCGTCGCGCAGTGCGGCTTCGTGGCTCGCTGCCATCCTTTACACGCTCGTCGTTCTTCCCGGTGTTGTTCCGCTGCACGCCTTCGCAGCCGACACCGATGCCGAAAGCCTCGACGGCGAAAAGCGGCGCGTGCCGATCAAGGCTCCGCCCGCCGACGGCGCGATCGCCGAGCCGGTGATTCCCAAAGGCGCCAAAGGCGACGAGGTGAAACCCGGCGACAAGATCGACAAGACAAATGCGGAGCGCGTCAAGGATCTCGTTAGCCCAGGCGTTCTTTGGTGCGTCGAGAACGGCATGGATATCGACGTGATTCCCTACCAGAAGATCGACGTGCCGGCCGACTACAAAGCGGCCACCGAGAAGTACTCGGCGCAGGTCACGATCGGCGACGACAACATGATCCGCAACTGGGTTGCCGGAAAGCCGTTCCCGAACATCGACAACAACGATCCCAAAGCCGCTCAGAAGATCATGTACAACTTCGAGCGCACGCATTACTTCACCGAGACGCTCGACCTCAACCTGGTCGACGCCGACACGGGCTCGCTCTACATCGATGCCAACGGCAACCGCCGCTACAACGTCGAGCGTCACTTCGTGCCCGAGTGGCTGCGCATCTTCCGCTACGAAGGCCGCATCAAGAACGACCCGAAGCCGCTCATTCTGCCGAACAACGACAAGACGTTTCACAAGGCCGGTCTTTATCCTCTGATCGAGCCGTTCGATCTGAAGGGCGTCGGCGGCGTCTCGTTCCGCTACCAGGACCAGACCCATCAGGACGACACGTGGCTGTACCTTCCGTTCGTGCGCCGCGTTCGCCGCATGTCGAGCACGCAGCGAAGTGACGCGCTTTTCGGCCAGGATATCGACGTCGACAGCTTCGGCGGCTACGCGGGCCAGATCCCGTGGTTCGACTGGAAGCTCCTCGGAGAAAAGCCTCTTCTGATGTCGCTTCACGGCGTACGGCTTCCTCCGCAGCTTTGCCCGAAGGACGGCGGCATGACGTTCTGCGAGCCGTGGGAGCTTCGCCCGTCGGTCTACATCGTGCAGGGCAAGTCGCGCTTTCCGGGCTACGCGTACTCGAGCCGCGTGATCTACGTGGACAAGGAGTCGAACATCATCGGCTACTCGGATCTGCAGGATCCGGCCGGCCAGCTCTGGAAGACCGTGATGATCAGCTTCCGCGTTGACAAGAAGCCGAATCCGAAGGTCGACTTCTCGTACCCCGAGCCGCGCATGTTCGCGTACGCGTACTCGGTGATCGACACGCAGCTCATGCACGGAACCCGCGTCGCGATTCCTGGCCTCGCGTTCCAGAAGGAGCCGGGCTGGTATCTCGACCTCGGCATGGATGCGCCGACGTCCGTGCAGGACGACTGGTTCACGGTGGCGAACCTGATCAAAGCCGGGCGCTAA